The Ananas comosus cultivar F153 linkage group 7, ASM154086v1, whole genome shotgun sequence genome has a window encoding:
- the LOC109713140 gene encoding alpha-mannosidase I MNS4 isoform X1, with product MSRFRAISPVYFVALAAIFAHGARTEGVVAPSEAKQLRDEVRDMFYHAFDGYMQHAFPLDELRPLTCKGEDTLGGYALTLIDSLDTLALLGDRERFGAAVEWVGRNVSRHMQDKTVSVFETTIRVLGGLLSAHLIASDYATGMKIQSYDDQLLHLSVDLAQRMLPAFDTPTGIPFGSVNLLHGVDEDESKITSTAGGGTLTLEFGVLSRLTGNPVFEQVTKNAVRGIWARRSKLNLVGAHINVFTGEWTQKDAGIGTSIDSFYEYLLKAYLLFGDEEYLYIFQEAYKAAMKYLHHDPWYVEVNMNSGTTVWPLFNSLQAFWPGLQVLAGDIDPAIRTHHAFFSVWKRYGFTPEGFNLATSNIQNGQRSYPLRPELMESTYWLFKATRDPRYLDAGRDMVASLQYGARCPCGYCHIEDVESHKQDDHMESFFLAETVKYLWLLFDLAIGPDNIVENGPYKYIFSTEGHLLPATPEIALVNEHCSYFGAFCKGEGGQIYGTKGTLLGHQEANDTRSDSKWVLSGQHVNLKDSFATSGFIKGQCLGLTHGQKFGIAYSDEEDSAYEHESKIQAQGHSVIVIPSAATRQSVDSGENKLIDTKEPSESPITITNRTENKVDNVSEQNSTDS from the exons ATGTCGAGGTTCCGCGCGATCTCTCCGGTGTACTTCGTCGCCCTCGCCGCCATTTTCGCCCACGGAGCTCGCACGGAGGGGGTCGTCGCCCCCTCCGAGGCGAAGCAACTCCGAGACGAG GTGCGCGATATGTTTTATCATGCCTTTGATGGCTACATGCAACATGCTTTTCCTCTTGATGAATTAAGGCCTTTAACCTGCAAAGGAGAAGACACACTCGGTGGCTATGCCCTCACTCTT ATCGACTCCTTGGATACATTGGCTCTTCTGGGGGATCGTGAACGATTCGGTGCAGCTGTTGAATGGGTTGGCAGAAATGTCAG TCGCCACATGCAGGACAAAACTGTCTCAGTTTTCGAAACCACAATTCGTGTTCTTGGGGGATTGCTATCTGCTCATCTAATCGCCAGTGATTATGCCACT GGAATGAAGATCCAATCTTATGATGATCAGCTGCTTCATTTATCTGTTGATTTGGCTCAAAGGATGTTACCTGCATTTGACACGCCCACAG GTATTCCATTTGGGTCAGTTAATCTGTTGCATGGGGTGGATGAAGATGAAAGCAAG ATAACATCAACAGCTGGTGGTGGTACTTTGACGTTAGAATTTGGGGTGCTTAGTCGGTTGACTGGTAATCCCG TTTTCGAGCAAGTTACAAAGAATGCAGTGCGTGGAATATGGGCCCGGAGGTCAAAACTTAACCTTGTTGGGGCCCACATTAATGTTTTTACTGGTGAATGGACGCAGAAG GATGCTGGAATTGGCACAAGCATTGATTCCTTCTATGAATATCTTTTGAAG GCCTATTTACTCTTTGGAGATGAggagtatttatatattttccagGAAGCTTACAAGGCAGCCATGAAATATCTTCATCATGATCCTTG GTATGTTGAGGTGAATATGAACTCTGGTACCACTGTCTGGCCATTATTTAATAGTCTACAAGCATTCTGGCCAGGGCTTCAG GTTTTAGCTGGAGATATTGATCCTGCTATTCGGACCCATCATGCCTTCTTTAGTGTCTGGAAAAGATATGGATTCACTCCAGAGGGGTTTAATTTGGCTACATCAAACATTCAA AATGGGCAGAGGAGTTACCCGCTGCGGCCTGAGTTGATGGAAAGTACATATTGGCTATTCAAAGCTACCAGAGATCCAAG GTATCTCGATGCTGGCAGAGATATGGTCGCTAGTCTTCAGTATGGTGCCAGATGTCCGTGCGGATATTGTCACATAGAAGATGTGGAGTCTCACAAGCAGGATGACCACATGGAGAGTTTCTTCCTTGCAGAAACT GTCAAATATCTTTGGCTTCTTTTTGATTTGGCCATCGGCCCAGATAACATTGTTGAGAATGGACCATACAA GTACATCTTTAGCACAGAAGGTCACTTGTTGCCTGCTACACCAGAGATAGCTTTGGTGAACGAGCACTGCTCTTATTTTGGAGCATTTTGTAAAGGTGAAGGAGGGCAAATATATGGTACAAAAGGCACATTACTGGGCCATCAAGAAGCAAATGATACCCGCTCTGATAGTAAATGGGTGCTCTCAGGCCAGCATGTTAACTTGAAGGATTCCTTTGCAACTTCAGGGTTCATCAAG GGGCAGTGTCTAGGATTGACCCATGGTCAGAAATTTGGCATAGCGTATTCTGACGAAGAGGATAGTGCTTATGAACATGAATCTAAGATTCAAGCTCAGGGGCATTCTGTTATTGTAATCCCCAGTGCCGCCACGAGACAATCTGTAGATTCAGGCGAGAATAAGCTGATTGACACTAAAGAACCTAGCGAGAGTCCTATAACAATCACCAATCGCACAGAAAACAAAGTAGACAATGTTAGTGAACAAAATTCAACAGATTCGTGA
- the LOC109713140 gene encoding alpha-mannosidase I MNS4 isoform X2, whose translation MSRFRAISPVYFVALAAIFAHGARTEGVVAPSEAKQLRDEVRDMFYHAFDGYMQHAFPLDELRPLTCKGEDTLGGYALTLIDSLDTLALLGDRERFGAAVEWVGRNVRFDIDKTVSVFETTIRVLGGLLSAHLIASDYATGMKIQSYDDQLLHLSVDLAQRMLPAFDTPTGIPFGSVNLLHGVDEDESKITSTAGGGTLTLEFGVLSRLTGNPVFEQVTKNAVRGIWARRSKLNLVGAHINVFTGEWTQKDAGIGTSIDSFYEYLLKAYLLFGDEEYLYIFQEAYKAAMKYLHHDPWYVEVNMNSGTTVWPLFNSLQAFWPGLQVLAGDIDPAIRTHHAFFSVWKRYGFTPEGFNLATSNIQNGQRSYPLRPELMESTYWLFKATRDPRYLDAGRDMVASLQYGARCPCGYCHIEDVESHKQDDHMESFFLAETVKYLWLLFDLAIGPDNIVENGPYKYIFSTEGHLLPATPEIALVNEHCSYFGAFCKGEGGQIYGTKGTLLGHQEANDTRSDSKWVLSGQHVNLKDSFATSGFIKGQCLGLTHGQKFGIAYSDEEDSAYEHESKIQAQGHSVIVIPSAATRQSVDSGENKLIDTKEPSESPITITNRTENKVDNVSEQNSTDS comes from the exons ATGTCGAGGTTCCGCGCGATCTCTCCGGTGTACTTCGTCGCCCTCGCCGCCATTTTCGCCCACGGAGCTCGCACGGAGGGGGTCGTCGCCCCCTCCGAGGCGAAGCAACTCCGAGACGAG GTGCGCGATATGTTTTATCATGCCTTTGATGGCTACATGCAACATGCTTTTCCTCTTGATGAATTAAGGCCTTTAACCTGCAAAGGAGAAGACACACTCGGTGGCTATGCCCTCACTCTT ATCGACTCCTTGGATACATTGGCTCTTCTGGGGGATCGTGAACGATTCGGTGCAGCTGTTGAATGGGTTGGCAGAAATGTCAGGTTTGATATT GACAAAACTGTCTCAGTTTTCGAAACCACAATTCGTGTTCTTGGGGGATTGCTATCTGCTCATCTAATCGCCAGTGATTATGCCACT GGAATGAAGATCCAATCTTATGATGATCAGCTGCTTCATTTATCTGTTGATTTGGCTCAAAGGATGTTACCTGCATTTGACACGCCCACAG GTATTCCATTTGGGTCAGTTAATCTGTTGCATGGGGTGGATGAAGATGAAAGCAAG ATAACATCAACAGCTGGTGGTGGTACTTTGACGTTAGAATTTGGGGTGCTTAGTCGGTTGACTGGTAATCCCG TTTTCGAGCAAGTTACAAAGAATGCAGTGCGTGGAATATGGGCCCGGAGGTCAAAACTTAACCTTGTTGGGGCCCACATTAATGTTTTTACTGGTGAATGGACGCAGAAG GATGCTGGAATTGGCACAAGCATTGATTCCTTCTATGAATATCTTTTGAAG GCCTATTTACTCTTTGGAGATGAggagtatttatatattttccagGAAGCTTACAAGGCAGCCATGAAATATCTTCATCATGATCCTTG GTATGTTGAGGTGAATATGAACTCTGGTACCACTGTCTGGCCATTATTTAATAGTCTACAAGCATTCTGGCCAGGGCTTCAG GTTTTAGCTGGAGATATTGATCCTGCTATTCGGACCCATCATGCCTTCTTTAGTGTCTGGAAAAGATATGGATTCACTCCAGAGGGGTTTAATTTGGCTACATCAAACATTCAA AATGGGCAGAGGAGTTACCCGCTGCGGCCTGAGTTGATGGAAAGTACATATTGGCTATTCAAAGCTACCAGAGATCCAAG GTATCTCGATGCTGGCAGAGATATGGTCGCTAGTCTTCAGTATGGTGCCAGATGTCCGTGCGGATATTGTCACATAGAAGATGTGGAGTCTCACAAGCAGGATGACCACATGGAGAGTTTCTTCCTTGCAGAAACT GTCAAATATCTTTGGCTTCTTTTTGATTTGGCCATCGGCCCAGATAACATTGTTGAGAATGGACCATACAA GTACATCTTTAGCACAGAAGGTCACTTGTTGCCTGCTACACCAGAGATAGCTTTGGTGAACGAGCACTGCTCTTATTTTGGAGCATTTTGTAAAGGTGAAGGAGGGCAAATATATGGTACAAAAGGCACATTACTGGGCCATCAAGAAGCAAATGATACCCGCTCTGATAGTAAATGGGTGCTCTCAGGCCAGCATGTTAACTTGAAGGATTCCTTTGCAACTTCAGGGTTCATCAAG GGGCAGTGTCTAGGATTGACCCATGGTCAGAAATTTGGCATAGCGTATTCTGACGAAGAGGATAGTGCTTATGAACATGAATCTAAGATTCAAGCTCAGGGGCATTCTGTTATTGTAATCCCCAGTGCCGCCACGAGACAATCTGTAGATTCAGGCGAGAATAAGCTGATTGACACTAAAGAACCTAGCGAGAGTCCTATAACAATCACCAATCGCACAGAAAACAAAGTAGACAATGTTAGTGAACAAAATTCAACAGATTCGTGA
- the LOC109713140 gene encoding alpha-mannosidase I MNS4 isoform X3, whose product MPSLLSTPWIHWLFWGIVNDSVQLLNGLAEMSGLIFRHMQDKTVSVFETTIRVLGGLLSAHLIASDYATGMKIQSYDDQLLHLSVDLAQRMLPAFDTPTGIPFGSVNLLHGVDEDESKITSTAGGGTLTLEFGVLSRLTGNPVFEQVTKNAVRGIWARRSKLNLVGAHINVFTGEWTQKDAGIGTSIDSFYEYLLKAYLLFGDEEYLYIFQEAYKAAMKYLHHDPWYVEVNMNSGTTVWPLFNSLQAFWPGLQVLAGDIDPAIRTHHAFFSVWKRYGFTPEGFNLATSNIQNGQRSYPLRPELMESTYWLFKATRDPRYLDAGRDMVASLQYGARCPCGYCHIEDVESHKQDDHMESFFLAETVKYLWLLFDLAIGPDNIVENGPYKYIFSTEGHLLPATPEIALVNEHCSYFGAFCKGEGGQIYGTKGTLLGHQEANDTRSDSKWVLSGQHVNLKDSFATSGFIKGQCLGLTHGQKFGIAYSDEEDSAYEHESKIQAQGHSVIVIPSAATRQSVDSGENKLIDTKEPSESPITITNRTENKVDNVSEQNSTDS is encoded by the exons ATGCCCTCACTCTT ATCGACTCCTTGGATACATTGGCTCTTCTGGGGGATCGTGAACGATTCGGTGCAGCTGTTGAATGGGTTGGCAGAAATGTCAGGTTTGATATT TCGCCACATGCAGGACAAAACTGTCTCAGTTTTCGAAACCACAATTCGTGTTCTTGGGGGATTGCTATCTGCTCATCTAATCGCCAGTGATTATGCCACT GGAATGAAGATCCAATCTTATGATGATCAGCTGCTTCATTTATCTGTTGATTTGGCTCAAAGGATGTTACCTGCATTTGACACGCCCACAG GTATTCCATTTGGGTCAGTTAATCTGTTGCATGGGGTGGATGAAGATGAAAGCAAG ATAACATCAACAGCTGGTGGTGGTACTTTGACGTTAGAATTTGGGGTGCTTAGTCGGTTGACTGGTAATCCCG TTTTCGAGCAAGTTACAAAGAATGCAGTGCGTGGAATATGGGCCCGGAGGTCAAAACTTAACCTTGTTGGGGCCCACATTAATGTTTTTACTGGTGAATGGACGCAGAAG GATGCTGGAATTGGCACAAGCATTGATTCCTTCTATGAATATCTTTTGAAG GCCTATTTACTCTTTGGAGATGAggagtatttatatattttccagGAAGCTTACAAGGCAGCCATGAAATATCTTCATCATGATCCTTG GTATGTTGAGGTGAATATGAACTCTGGTACCACTGTCTGGCCATTATTTAATAGTCTACAAGCATTCTGGCCAGGGCTTCAG GTTTTAGCTGGAGATATTGATCCTGCTATTCGGACCCATCATGCCTTCTTTAGTGTCTGGAAAAGATATGGATTCACTCCAGAGGGGTTTAATTTGGCTACATCAAACATTCAA AATGGGCAGAGGAGTTACCCGCTGCGGCCTGAGTTGATGGAAAGTACATATTGGCTATTCAAAGCTACCAGAGATCCAAG GTATCTCGATGCTGGCAGAGATATGGTCGCTAGTCTTCAGTATGGTGCCAGATGTCCGTGCGGATATTGTCACATAGAAGATGTGGAGTCTCACAAGCAGGATGACCACATGGAGAGTTTCTTCCTTGCAGAAACT GTCAAATATCTTTGGCTTCTTTTTGATTTGGCCATCGGCCCAGATAACATTGTTGAGAATGGACCATACAA GTACATCTTTAGCACAGAAGGTCACTTGTTGCCTGCTACACCAGAGATAGCTTTGGTGAACGAGCACTGCTCTTATTTTGGAGCATTTTGTAAAGGTGAAGGAGGGCAAATATATGGTACAAAAGGCACATTACTGGGCCATCAAGAAGCAAATGATACCCGCTCTGATAGTAAATGGGTGCTCTCAGGCCAGCATGTTAACTTGAAGGATTCCTTTGCAACTTCAGGGTTCATCAAG GGGCAGTGTCTAGGATTGACCCATGGTCAGAAATTTGGCATAGCGTATTCTGACGAAGAGGATAGTGCTTATGAACATGAATCTAAGATTCAAGCTCAGGGGCATTCTGTTATTGTAATCCCCAGTGCCGCCACGAGACAATCTGTAGATTCAGGCGAGAATAAGCTGATTGACACTAAAGAACCTAGCGAGAGTCCTATAACAATCACCAATCGCACAGAAAACAAAGTAGACAATGTTAGTGAACAAAATTCAACAGATTCGTGA
- the LOC109713140 gene encoding alpha-mannosidase I MNS4 isoform X4, which translates to MGWQKCQDKTVSVFETTIRVLGGLLSAHLIASDYATGMKIQSYDDQLLHLSVDLAQRMLPAFDTPTGIPFGSVNLLHGVDEDESKITSTAGGGTLTLEFGVLSRLTGNPVFEQVTKNAVRGIWARRSKLNLVGAHINVFTGEWTQKDAGIGTSIDSFYEYLLKAYLLFGDEEYLYIFQEAYKAAMKYLHHDPWYVEVNMNSGTTVWPLFNSLQAFWPGLQVLAGDIDPAIRTHHAFFSVWKRYGFTPEGFNLATSNIQNGQRSYPLRPELMESTYWLFKATRDPRYLDAGRDMVASLQYGARCPCGYCHIEDVESHKQDDHMESFFLAETVKYLWLLFDLAIGPDNIVENGPYKYIFSTEGHLLPATPEIALVNEHCSYFGAFCKGEGGQIYGTKGTLLGHQEANDTRSDSKWVLSGQHVNLKDSFATSGFIKGQCLGLTHGQKFGIAYSDEEDSAYEHESKIQAQGHSVIVIPSAATRQSVDSGENKLIDTKEPSESPITITNRTENKVDNVSEQNSTDS; encoded by the exons ATGGGTTGGCAGAAATGTCAG GACAAAACTGTCTCAGTTTTCGAAACCACAATTCGTGTTCTTGGGGGATTGCTATCTGCTCATCTAATCGCCAGTGATTATGCCACT GGAATGAAGATCCAATCTTATGATGATCAGCTGCTTCATTTATCTGTTGATTTGGCTCAAAGGATGTTACCTGCATTTGACACGCCCACAG GTATTCCATTTGGGTCAGTTAATCTGTTGCATGGGGTGGATGAAGATGAAAGCAAG ATAACATCAACAGCTGGTGGTGGTACTTTGACGTTAGAATTTGGGGTGCTTAGTCGGTTGACTGGTAATCCCG TTTTCGAGCAAGTTACAAAGAATGCAGTGCGTGGAATATGGGCCCGGAGGTCAAAACTTAACCTTGTTGGGGCCCACATTAATGTTTTTACTGGTGAATGGACGCAGAAG GATGCTGGAATTGGCACAAGCATTGATTCCTTCTATGAATATCTTTTGAAG GCCTATTTACTCTTTGGAGATGAggagtatttatatattttccagGAAGCTTACAAGGCAGCCATGAAATATCTTCATCATGATCCTTG GTATGTTGAGGTGAATATGAACTCTGGTACCACTGTCTGGCCATTATTTAATAGTCTACAAGCATTCTGGCCAGGGCTTCAG GTTTTAGCTGGAGATATTGATCCTGCTATTCGGACCCATCATGCCTTCTTTAGTGTCTGGAAAAGATATGGATTCACTCCAGAGGGGTTTAATTTGGCTACATCAAACATTCAA AATGGGCAGAGGAGTTACCCGCTGCGGCCTGAGTTGATGGAAAGTACATATTGGCTATTCAAAGCTACCAGAGATCCAAG GTATCTCGATGCTGGCAGAGATATGGTCGCTAGTCTTCAGTATGGTGCCAGATGTCCGTGCGGATATTGTCACATAGAAGATGTGGAGTCTCACAAGCAGGATGACCACATGGAGAGTTTCTTCCTTGCAGAAACT GTCAAATATCTTTGGCTTCTTTTTGATTTGGCCATCGGCCCAGATAACATTGTTGAGAATGGACCATACAA GTACATCTTTAGCACAGAAGGTCACTTGTTGCCTGCTACACCAGAGATAGCTTTGGTGAACGAGCACTGCTCTTATTTTGGAGCATTTTGTAAAGGTGAAGGAGGGCAAATATATGGTACAAAAGGCACATTACTGGGCCATCAAGAAGCAAATGATACCCGCTCTGATAGTAAATGGGTGCTCTCAGGCCAGCATGTTAACTTGAAGGATTCCTTTGCAACTTCAGGGTTCATCAAG GGGCAGTGTCTAGGATTGACCCATGGTCAGAAATTTGGCATAGCGTATTCTGACGAAGAGGATAGTGCTTATGAACATGAATCTAAGATTCAAGCTCAGGGGCATTCTGTTATTGTAATCCCCAGTGCCGCCACGAGACAATCTGTAGATTCAGGCGAGAATAAGCTGATTGACACTAAAGAACCTAGCGAGAGTCCTATAACAATCACCAATCGCACAGAAAACAAAGTAGACAATGTTAGTGAACAAAATTCAACAGATTCGTGA